From the genome of Rutidosis leptorrhynchoides isolate AG116_Rl617_1_P2 unplaced genomic scaffold, CSIRO_AGI_Rlap_v1 contig449, whole genome shotgun sequence, one region includes:
- the LOC139883775 gene encoding uncharacterized protein yields the protein MVLTNFNGVGVGFGFGVGCGFGVGWGFGGMPLNFLGLGAGGGCGVGLGLGWGFGTAFGSQYRSSTLTFQGIEFSGKDQVAKKESKDLTKKLIMEEPFFHDKRFWQKIKKHSSAGCACPGILWKKCRRKKPKHEDKGPQDRGALCSERPIVVVVLVVGSLLPLQSTGKYRHEIVAIFSRSSEIYLASSMTRQAMVLSAKFFIGFDHSRHSSSLQDLELQEMAEKKVFTLKQVAQHKSRKDCWLVINGRVLNVTSFLEEHPGGEEVLLELAGQDASKAFADIGHSKAAQGMLLKYQVGVLEGHTVQDQDADKSAALRDAKKEGMSAFVVKDGPTQKYAALAEFVVPLLVAGSYFAYRYVTVVASNA from the exons ATGGTGCTCACGAACTTCAATGGAGTTGGGGTCGGATTCG GGTTCGGAGTCGGGTGCGGGTTCGGCGTCGGATGGGGTTTTGGAG GCATGCCGTTAAACTTCCTGGGCCTTGGTGCAG GTGGAGGCTGTGGAGTCGGATTAGGCCTTGGATGGGGATTTGGCACTGCCTTTGGAAGTCAGTATCGGTCATCCACATTAACATTCCAAGGCATAGAATTCTCAGGCAAGGATCAAGTTGCCAAAAAGGAGTCCAAAGATTTAACCAA GAAGCTCATT ATGGAAGAGCCCTTCTTTCATGATAAGAGATTCTGGCAGAAAATCAAGAAGCATTCTAGTGCTGGATGTGCTTGTCCTGGAATTCTCTGGAAGAAGTGTCGGCGAAAG AAACCTAAACATGAGGACAAAGGTCCCCAGGACAGAGGAGCTTTGTGCTCGGAGAGACCGATTGTGGTTGTTGTGTTGGTTGTGGGGTCTCTACTGCCGTTACAATCGACTGGGAAATATCGACACGAGATCGTCGCA ATTTTTAGCCGTTCTTCTGAAATATATCTTGCTTCTTCGATGACTCGTCAAGCTATGGTTCTGTCTGCAAAATTTTTCATCGGCTTTGATCACTCTCGACACTCGAGCTCGTTGCAG GACCTGGAGTTACAGGAGATGGCGGAGAAAAAAGTCTTCACCCTCAAGCAAGTCGCCCAGCACAAGTCCAGGAAGGATTGCTGGCTCGTCATCAACGGCCGG GTGCTTAATGTGACGAGCTTTCTGGAGGAACATCCAGGAGGAGAGGAGGTGCTGTTGGAGTTGGCAGGGCAAGATGCGAGCAAGGCTTTCGCGGACATCGGCCACAGCAAAGCGGCGCAGGGCATGCTCCTGAAGTACCAGGTGGGTGTCCTGGAAGGCCACACCGTCCAGGACCAGGATGCCGACAAGTCTGCTGCCCTGAGAGACGCCAAGAAGGAGGGCATGAGCGCTTTCGTCGTGAAGGATGGCCCGACTCAAAAGTACGCCGCCCTCGCCGAGTTCGTCGTCCCTCTCCTGGTCGCCGGATCCTACTTCGCCTACAGATACGTCACCGTCGTCGCGAGCAACGCGTGA
- the LOC139883774 gene encoding 3-oxo-Delta(4,5)-steroid 5-beta-reductase-like codes for MSWWWAGAIGAAKKRIDEEEAPKGFQSVGLILGVTGIVGNSLAEILPLADTPGGPWKVYGVARRPRPAWNADHPIEYIQCDLADEADAQAKLSPLTDVTHVFYVTWANLSSEVENCRVNGAMFRNALQALVPNAPNLRHVCLQTGTKHYLGPFEAYGKVTPHDPPFTEDLPRLDAPNFYYTLEDILFEETAKKDDVSWSVHRPPVIFGFSPYSLMNLVGSLCAYATICKHEGVPLMFPGTKEAWDCYSTAGDADLIAEQHIWAAVDPYARNEAFNCSNGDVFKWKHFWKVLAEQFGIEEYGFDEGGPRLRLTEAMKGKEKVWEEIVRENQLQETKLEEVGLWWFVDLMFDGPALLDSMNKSKEHGFLGFRNSKNSFLSWIDKVKGYKIIVSVDRLCRGQTMFRSKILSQGLISNSFRLGVKWRPALSAGGSFSRRFSGGCRHLSRRSSPKQAFGMTVSAFLYANATKHWQCHDGTISSQTLKTKTLSSARHVTSSMRCCDLVAPINSTAVTISFDLIHLQVLTPLPFARISFHSCECLDSMICSTTSKLATFFLVGQSWQLAYSNNVGKYSSLRSLGSSGKAMNYPSIYS; via the exons ATGAGCTGGTGGTGGGCCGGAGCTATTGGCGCCGCAAAG AAGAGGATCGATGAGGAGGAGGCGCCCAAGGGCTTCCAGAGCGTGGGGCTGATCCTGGGGGTCACCGGGATCGTGGGCAACAGCCTGGCCGAGATCCTGCCGCTCGCCGACACCCCCGGCGGGCCCTGGAAGGTCTACGGCGTGGCCCGCCGCCCCCGCCCGGCGTGGAACGCTGACCACCCCATCGAGTACATCCAGTGCGACCTCGCCGACGAGGCGGACGCCCAGGCCAAGCTCTCCCCCCTCACCGACGTCACCCACGTGTTCTACGTCACCTGGGCTAACCTCTCGTCGGAGGTGGAGAACTGCCGCGTCAACGGCGCCATGTTCCGGAACGCCCTCCAGGCGCTCGTCCCCAACGCCCCCAACCTCCGCCACGTCTGCCTCCAGACGGGGACCAAGCACTACCTCGGCCCCTTCGAGGCCTACGGCAAGGTCACCCCGCACGACCCGCCGTTCACGGAGGATCTCCCCCGGCTCGACGCCCCAAACTTCTATTACACTCTGGAGGACATTCTCTTCGAGGAGACAGCGAAGAAGGACGACGTCTCCTGGTCCGTCCACCGCCCTCCCGTCATCTTCGGCTTCTCCCCCTACAGCCTCATGAACCTCGTCGGCTCCCTCTGCGCCTACGCCACCATCTGCAAGCACGAGGGCGTCCCGCTCATGTTCCCGGGGACCAAGGAGGCCTGGGACTGCTACTCCACCGCGGGCGACGCCGACCTCATCGCCGAGCAGCATATCTGGGCGGCGGTCGACCCCTACGCCCGGAACGAGGCCTTCAACTGCAGCAACGGCGACGTGTTCAAGTGGAAGCACTTCTGGAAGGTGCTGGCGGAGCAGTTCGGGATCGAGGAGTACGGGTTCGACGAGGGCGGGCCGCGGCTTCGGCTGACGGAGGCGATGAAGGGGAAGGAGAAGGTGTGGGAGGAGATCGTGAGGGAGAACCAACTGCAGGAGACCAAGCTGGAGGAGGTCGGGCTGTGGTGGTTCGTAGACTTGATGTTCGACGGGCCGGCGTTGCTGGACAGCATGAACAAGAGTAAGGAGCACGGCTTCCTCGGGTTCAGGAACTCCAAGAACTCCTTCCTGTCCTGGATCGACAAGGTGAAGGGTTACAAGATC ATTGTATCTGTGGACAGACTGTGCCGGGGTCAGACGATGTTCCGAAGTAAG ATTCTGAGCCAAGGCTTGATCTCGAACTCATTCAGGCTCGGGGTCAAATGGCGCCCTGCGCTATCTGCT GGAGGAAGTTTCTCAAGGAGGTTTTCTGGAGGATGTAGGCATTTATCGCGGCGTTCATCGCCAAAACAAGCGTTTGGCATGACAGTGAGTGCATTCCTCTATGCAAATGCTACCAAGCATTGGCAATGTCACGATGGGACAATATCTTCTCAGACACTTAAAACGAAGACTCTGTCAAGTGCTAGACATGTAACTAGCTCGATGAGATGTTGTGATCTGGTGGCGCCGATTAACTCCACTGCAGTAACCATCTCCTTTGATCTGATAC ATCTTCAGGTACTCACGCCATTGCCATTCGCAAGAATCAGTTTTCACAGTTGTGAGTGCCTAGATTCGATGATATGTAGCACAACATCAAAGCTGGCAACTTTTTTTTTGGTCGGTCAAAGCTGGCAACTTGCTTACTCCAATAATGTAGGAAAATATTCCAGTTTAAGAAGCCTGGGGTCCTCCGGAAAAGCTATGAACTACCCTTCTATTTACAGTTGA